In the Actinomycetota bacterium genome, one interval contains:
- a CDS encoding F0F1 ATP synthase subunit gamma, giving the protein MGAQQRVFRRKIRSVQATKKITKAMELIASSRIVKAQQRVTAALPYTQRLAAAISAAASHTAGIERHPLIAPHGQSTRAAVLIVTADRGLAGAYSANALKEGEALTRHLREERGLTVVPFLVGRKAVAFYRFRDREVAAEWTGFSEQPSYADAKLIADTLLERFLLPTAEGGVDEIHVVYTMFESMVTQRATVRRILPLEVVEQVVDTHDSPAGHGPEGGKPIFPLYEFEPSAESVLDALLPKYIENVVYTALLLSAASELAARRRAMKSATDNAEELIKTYTRQANQARQAEITQEISEIVGGADALASATAGS; this is encoded by the coding sequence ATGGGTGCGCAGCAACGCGTCTTCCGGCGGAAGATCCGCTCGGTACAGGCGACGAAGAAGATCACCAAGGCGATGGAACTCATCGCCTCGTCCCGGATCGTCAAGGCGCAGCAACGGGTCACCGCGGCGTTGCCGTACACCCAGCGGCTGGCCGCGGCGATCAGCGCCGCCGCGTCACACACCGCGGGCATCGAGCGGCATCCGCTGATCGCCCCGCACGGGCAGTCCACGCGGGCGGCCGTGCTGATCGTGACCGCCGACCGCGGTCTGGCCGGTGCGTACTCGGCGAACGCCCTGAAGGAAGGCGAGGCGCTCACCCGGCACCTGCGCGAGGAACGCGGGCTCACCGTCGTCCCGTTCCTGGTGGGGCGCAAGGCGGTGGCGTTCTACCGCTTCCGGGACCGTGAGGTCGCCGCGGAGTGGACCGGCTTCTCCGAGCAGCCGTCGTACGCCGACGCCAAACTCATCGCCGACACGTTGCTCGAGCGGTTCCTGTTGCCCACCGCCGAAGGCGGCGTCGACGAGATCCACGTCGTCTACACGATGTTCGAGTCGATGGTCACCCAGCGGGCGACCGTGCGGCGGATCCTGCCGCTGGAGGTCGTCGAGCAGGTCGTCGACACCCACGATTCGCCGGCCGGCCATGGTCCGGAGGGCGGCAAGCCGATCTTCCCGCTGTACGAGTTCGAGCCGTCGGCCGAGTCCGTGCTGGACGCCCTGCTGCCCAAGTACATCGAGAACGTCGTGTACACCGCGCTGCTGTTGTCCGCGGCGTCCGAACTCGCCGCTCGCCGCCGGGCGATGAAGTCGGCGACGGACAACGCCGAGGAGCTCATCAAGACCTACACCCGGCAGGCCAACCAGGCCCGTCAGGCCGAGATCACCCAAGAGATCAGCGAGATCGTCGGCGGCGCCGACGCTCTGGCGTCCGCCACCGCAGGAAGTTGA
- a CDS encoding F0F1 ATP synthase subunit alpha translates to MTELTIRPEEIRDAIARNVASYSPQTARDEVGRVVETGDGIARVEGLHSAMTNELLEFEGGLLGLALNLDIREIGVVLLGDGSRIEEGQTVRRTGEILSVPVGDGYLGRVVDPLGNPIDGLGPIAAEGRRALELQAPTVVQRQPVKEPLQTGIKAIDAMTAIGRGQRQLIIGDRQTGKTAVAVDTIINQRENWASGDPAKQVKCVYVAIGQKGSTIAAVKGALEQYGAMEYTTIVAAPANDPAGFKYLAPYTGSAIGQHWMYNGQNVLIVFDDLSKQAEAYRAVSLLLRRPPGREAYPGDVFYLHSRLLERCAKLSNELGGGSMTGLPIIETKANDVSAYIPTNVISITDGQCFLESDLFNSGVRPAINVGISVSRVGGSAQIKAMKAVAGRLRLDLAQFRELEAFAAFGSDLDAASKAQLGRGARLVELLKQSQYSPFPVEREVVSVWSGTTGQLDDVPVEDIRRFEAEFLDFVSRHQPGVFETIASTRDLSSDTVALLESAVATFKRQFTTTAGHTLVNDEPVEALAGEQIDPTQITRVVRQG, encoded by the coding sequence ATGACGGAGCTGACGATCCGACCGGAGGAGATCCGGGATGCGATCGCGCGGAACGTCGCGTCGTACTCGCCGCAGACCGCCCGCGACGAGGTGGGCCGGGTCGTCGAGACCGGTGACGGCATCGCCCGGGTCGAGGGCCTGCACTCGGCCATGACCAACGAACTGCTGGAGTTCGAGGGCGGGCTGCTGGGTCTGGCGCTCAACCTCGACATCCGCGAGATCGGTGTCGTGCTGCTGGGCGACGGCTCACGGATCGAGGAGGGTCAGACGGTCCGGCGGACCGGCGAGATCCTGTCGGTCCCCGTCGGGGACGGCTACCTCGGTCGCGTCGTCGACCCGCTGGGCAACCCCATCGACGGGCTGGGTCCGATCGCCGCTGAGGGCCGGCGTGCCCTGGAGCTGCAGGCGCCCACCGTCGTGCAGCGGCAGCCGGTCAAGGAGCCGCTGCAGACCGGCATCAAGGCGATCGACGCGATGACCGCCATCGGCCGGGGCCAGCGGCAGCTGATCATCGGCGACCGGCAGACCGGCAAGACCGCGGTCGCCGTCGACACGATCATCAACCAGCGCGAGAACTGGGCCAGCGGCGATCCGGCCAAGCAGGTCAAGTGCGTGTACGTCGCGATCGGCCAGAAGGGCTCCACCATCGCCGCGGTCAAGGGCGCCCTGGAGCAGTACGGCGCGATGGAGTACACGACCATCGTCGCGGCGCCGGCCAACGACCCGGCCGGCTTCAAGTACCTCGCGCCGTACACCGGCTCGGCCATCGGCCAGCACTGGATGTACAACGGGCAGAACGTCCTCATCGTCTTCGACGACCTCAGCAAGCAGGCCGAGGCGTACCGCGCGGTGTCGCTGTTGCTGCGCCGCCCGCCGGGCCGCGAGGCGTACCCCGGTGACGTGTTCTACCTGCACTCGCGGCTGCTGGAGCGCTGCGCGAAGCTCAGCAACGAGCTCGGCGGTGGCTCGATGACCGGCCTGCCGATCATCGAGACCAAGGCCAACGACGTGTCGGCGTACATCCCGACCAACGTCATCTCGATCACCGACGGCCAGTGCTTCTTGGAGTCGGACCTGTTCAACTCCGGTGTCCGCCCGGCCATCAACGTCGGTATCTCGGTGTCCCGCGTCGGCGGCTCGGCCCAGATCAAGGCGATGAAGGCGGTCGCCGGCCGGTTGCGGCTGGACCTGGCGCAGTTCCGTGAGCTGGAGGCGTTCGCCGCCTTCGGCTCCGACCTCGACGCGGCCAGCAAGGCCCAGCTGGGCCGCGGTGCCCGGCTGGTCGAGCTGCTCAAGCAGTCGCAGTACAGCCCGTTCCCGGTCGAGCGCGAGGTCGTGTCGGTCTGGTCGGGCACGACCGGCCAGCTCGACGACGTCCCGGTCGAGGACATCCGCCGCTTCGAGGCGGAGTTCCTCGACTTCGTCAGCCGCCACCAGCCCGGGGTGTTCGAGACCATCGCCTCGACCCGGGACCTGTCCAGCGACACCGTGGCGCTGCTGGAGTCGGCGGTCGCGACCTTCAAGCGGCAGTTCACCACGACCGCCGGCCACACCCTGGTCAACGACGAGCCGGTCGAGGCGCTGGCCGGCGAGCAGATCGACCCGACCCAGATCACCCGCGTCGTGCGGCAGGGCTGA
- a CDS encoding F0F1 ATP synthase subunit delta, translating to MIGASRDSLAALRESLDSRRLEAGFDRVPADLLAVSDLLSRETLLRAALADSGQSEQARTALANEVLASRLAPTSLAVVVDVVRARWSEPGDLVSALEELGAQAAFTLAEADGSLDRVEEELFRFGRAAAANPQLQMALTDPGLSSAAKAGIARDLVAGRVAPMTALLLEDLAGHLRGRRVDTAVAQLCDLAAAQRQRVVAEVTVAVPLAADQARRLAAALSVLKGRQVRLNVTVDPAVLGGVSVHVADDVIDGTVATRLEQARRALTD from the coding sequence ATGATCGGAGCCAGTCGCGACAGCCTCGCGGCCTTGCGGGAGTCACTGGACTCCCGCCGGCTCGAGGCCGGTTTCGACCGCGTGCCGGCCGACCTGCTGGCCGTGTCGGACCTGTTGTCGCGGGAGACGTTGCTGCGCGCGGCTCTGGCCGACTCCGGCCAGAGCGAGCAGGCGCGCACGGCATTGGCGAACGAGGTGCTGGCCAGCCGGCTGGCTCCGACGTCGCTGGCCGTGGTCGTCGACGTCGTCCGCGCCCGGTGGTCCGAGCCGGGCGATCTGGTGAGCGCCCTGGAAGAGCTCGGCGCGCAGGCGGCGTTCACCCTGGCCGAGGCCGACGGCAGCCTCGACCGGGTCGAGGAGGAGTTGTTCCGGTTCGGGCGGGCAGCCGCGGCGAACCCGCAGTTGCAGATGGCCTTGACCGACCCCGGACTCAGCAGTGCGGCGAAGGCCGGGATCGCTCGCGACCTGGTCGCCGGCCGGGTCGCCCCGATGACCGCCCTGTTGCTGGAGGACCTGGCCGGGCATCTGCGCGGCCGCCGCGTGGACACCGCCGTTGCGCAGCTGTGCGACCTCGCTGCCGCCCAGCGGCAGCGGGTCGTCGCCGAGGTGACGGTCGCCGTACCCCTCGCCGCGGACCAGGCCCGCCGGCTCGCGGCGGCACTGAGTGTGTTGAAGGGCCGGCAGGTGCGTCTCAACGTGACCGTTGACCCGGCCGTGCTGGGCGGCGTGTCCGTGCACGTCGCCGACGACGTCATCGACGGCACCGTCGCCACCCGCCTTGAACAGGCCCGCCGCGCGCTGACCGACTGA
- a CDS encoding F0F1 ATP synthase subunit B, which produces MQNLLAASAHSDVPNVLAVPVHELVIGLISFFVVFGLLAKFALPKIKQTLAERTEAIEGGIRRAEEAQAEANRLAEDYRAQLAEARNEAAAIRAQAQADKTAIIESARAEAAEAAAAVTARAEAQLQAERASILNGLRREVGDLAVTLAGKVVGESLSDDTRAAATVERFIADLEQQAELSAEGAVR; this is translated from the coding sequence ATGCAGAACCTCCTGGCGGCCAGCGCCCACTCCGACGTGCCGAACGTTCTTGCTGTGCCCGTGCACGAACTCGTGATCGGGCTGATCTCCTTCTTCGTCGTCTTCGGCCTGCTGGCGAAGTTCGCGCTGCCCAAGATCAAGCAGACGCTCGCCGAGCGGACCGAGGCGATCGAGGGCGGCATCCGGCGCGCCGAGGAAGCGCAGGCGGAGGCCAACCGGCTGGCCGAGGACTACCGGGCGCAGCTGGCCGAGGCTCGCAACGAGGCCGCCGCGATCCGGGCGCAGGCGCAGGCGGACAAGACGGCCATCATCGAGTCGGCCCGCGCCGAAGCGGCCGAGGCAGCGGCGGCGGTGACGGCCCGCGCGGAGGCGCAGCTGCAGGCCGAGCGCGCTTCGATCCTCAACGGGCTGCGCCGCGAGGTCGGGGACCTCGCGGTCACGCTGGCGGGCAAGGTCGTCGGCGAGAGCCTGTCCGACGACACCCGCGCGGCCGCGACGGTCGAGCGGTTCATCGCCGACCTCGAGCAGCAGGCGGAGTTGTCCGCCGAGGGGGCCGTGCGCTGA
- the atpE gene encoding ATP synthase F0 subunit C gives MTELIAEVTGSIGSVGYGLAAIGPGIGIGIIFGQGVQAIARQPEAYGVIRQNMILGFALAEALALIGFVAPFVFGK, from the coding sequence ATGACGGAGCTCATCGCCGAGGTCACCGGCTCCATCGGGTCGGTCGGCTACGGTCTGGCCGCCATCGGTCCCGGCATCGGTATCGGCATCATCTTCGGCCAGGGTGTGCAGGCCATCGCCCGCCAGCCCGAGGCGTACGGCGTGATCCGGCAGAACATGATCCTGGGCTTCGCGCTGGCCGAGGCGCTCGCGCTCATCGGCTTCGTCGCCCCGTTCGTGTTCGGCAAGTGA
- the atpB gene encoding ATP synthase F0 subunit A translates to MAADVLLAAGLDCHLDGCSFPAPGTEIFTFGAVWEFTLFGQHVVINKPLIVLFGVVVVIAGFFLYAFRRPRLVPRGAQNVGEVGYLFIRDGIARDIIGKEGDKFVPLLFTLFFLIWGLNFVGIVPFLQIPVTSMFAIPVAFAALVYLLWVPLGIYSQGVGGFFKSMTMPPDVPKGLYVLLIPIEFLSNLIVRPFTHAVRLFANMFAGHLLITIFTVSAWYLLSASIIGILGSAASFVVTIALTGFEMLIQALQAYVFTLLTAVYISSALHAEH, encoded by the coding sequence GTGGCTGCTGACGTCCTGCTGGCCGCCGGACTGGACTGCCACCTCGACGGGTGCAGCTTCCCGGCGCCGGGCACGGAGATCTTCACGTTCGGCGCGGTGTGGGAGTTCACGCTCTTCGGCCAGCACGTCGTGATCAACAAGCCGCTGATCGTGCTGTTCGGGGTCGTCGTCGTGATCGCCGGCTTCTTCCTCTACGCGTTCCGCCGGCCCCGGCTGGTTCCGCGTGGCGCACAGAACGTCGGCGAGGTCGGGTACCTGTTCATCCGTGACGGCATCGCCCGCGACATCATCGGCAAGGAGGGCGACAAGTTCGTCCCGCTGCTGTTCACGCTCTTCTTCTTGATCTGGGGCCTGAACTTCGTCGGGATCGTGCCGTTCCTGCAGATCCCGGTCACGTCGATGTTCGCGATCCCGGTCGCGTTCGCCGCGTTGGTCTATCTGCTGTGGGTGCCACTGGGCATCTATTCGCAGGGCGTCGGCGGGTTCTTCAAGTCGATGACGATGCCGCCGGACGTGCCGAAGGGGCTGTACGTCCTGCTGATCCCGATCGAGTTCCTCTCCAACCTCATCGTCCGGCCGTTCACGCACGCGGTCCGGTTGTTCGCCAACATGTTCGCCGGTCACCTGCTGATCACGATCTTCACGGTGTCCGCGTGGTATCTGCTGTCGGCCAGCATCATCGGCATCCTCGGGTCAGCCGCCTCCTTCGTCGTCACGATCGCGCTGACCGGCTTCGAGATGCTGATCCAGGCGTTGCAGGCCTACGTGTTCACCCTGCTCACCGCCGTCTACATCTCCTCGGCGCTGCACGCCGAGCACTGA